From Methanosarcina lacustris Z-7289, one genomic window encodes:
- a CDS encoding type II toxin-antitoxin system RelE family toxin: MFEVFFDIPAQDFMMKADENTHSRIREILKELASDPVPLGAKRIIESQEKLFRFRSRHLRLLYRVDYEKLAIVVITIEPLSRMSR; the protein is encoded by the coding sequence ATGTTCGAAGTTTTTTTTGATATCCCTGCACAGGATTTTATGATGAAGGCAGATGAGAATACGCACTCCAGGATCAGGGAAATCCTTAAAGAGCTTGCTTCTGATCCCGTTCCACTGGGCGCAAAAAGAATTATCGAAAGCCAGGAAAAATTATTCCGGTTTCGGTCCAGGCATTTAAGGCTGCTTTATAGAGTAGATTACGAAAAACTGGCCATTGTAGTAATTACAATAGAGCCCCTGAGCCGGATGTCCCGTTGA
- a CDS encoding MarC family protein, translating into MVDGNLGFFIYVFSSLFVVVSPISGVVTFISLTSKMTFKDKNEIAKKAVILACVIALFFAIAGSVILKLFSISVDSLRVAGGILLFSIAFDMMHAKVSGESITEEEITQSQERDDIWVFPIALPLLTGPGTISTVIVLMGIADGVPQKAIVLISIILTFIICLVVFFFSRRLHKFIGYNGMLVFTRLMGLLLAALAVDLTARGIINIFGLVI; encoded by the coding sequence ATGGTCGACGGAAACCTCGGGTTTTTCATTTATGTATTCTCATCTCTTTTTGTGGTTGTAAGCCCTATCAGTGGAGTTGTAACTTTTATCTCCCTGACAAGCAAGATGACCTTCAAGGATAAAAATGAAATCGCAAAAAAAGCAGTGATACTTGCATGCGTAATCGCCCTATTTTTTGCAATTGCTGGAAGTGTGATTCTTAAATTATTCAGTATCAGTGTGGACTCGCTCAGGGTTGCGGGCGGAATCCTGCTTTTTAGTATCGCATTTGACATGATGCATGCAAAAGTCTCAGGGGAGAGTATTACTGAAGAAGAAATTACTCAGTCTCAGGAACGAGATGATATATGGGTCTTTCCGATCGCCCTTCCACTTCTGACAGGCCCTGGTACGATCAGCACAGTAATTGTCCTTATGGGGATAGCAGATGGCGTTCCACAAAAAGCAATCGTTCTCATATCAATTATACTTACATTCATAATCTGCCTGGTTGTCTTCTTCTTCTCAAGGAGGCTCCACAAGTTTATAGGATATAATGGAATGCTTGTCTTTACAAGGCTCATGGGGCTTTTGCTCGCGGCTCTTGCAGTGGACCTGACTGCCAGGGGAATAATAAACATATTCGGGCTGGTAATTTAA
- a CDS encoding AlbA family DNA-binding domain-containing protein has translation MVEKEIDSLCSQYGLKPTSLSDLMLKVNFPDPNQEYGFSGEENSIYLPLYEELNAVSSLSETGSDFLAYIQLVLDPEKASSEYLADFFNNPLGLKIRKAWGAKGFILRPEIREPEEPATVLSEVSALPGAAEEASFSGESGYSEIISPVAANEITFAGKASVENMCTETGENTSVLSGAAVPLRPEISSLPHVDLDSLTRSKLYLPDLQVQLEVLKIKDLTKELISQLSVFECRLSTYPKSITHIRKKLEIIREAVKLANDSDYILELIRRGESKKLEFKSTLRMNLITEKSDWNIEHAVLKTIVAYLNTDGGILLVGVSNNGEVLGIKNDGFPNEDKFLLHFKQLIKQHIGLNYAPMIEYALVPVNGKKVLEIDCIKSDKAVFLNPDRNDEEFYIRIGPSSERLTGSKLIEYVNRQYNGKPD, from the coding sequence AGATTCATTATGCAGTCAGTACGGCCTGAAGCCTACAAGCCTCTCTGACCTTATGTTAAAGGTCAATTTTCCTGACCCGAACCAGGAGTACGGCTTTAGCGGAGAAGAAAACTCTATCTATCTCCCCCTTTATGAAGAACTGAATGCCGTCAGTTCTCTTTCTGAAACGGGAAGCGATTTTCTGGCTTACATTCAGCTTGTTCTTGACCCTGAGAAGGCAAGTTCGGAATACCTCGCGGACTTTTTCAACAATCCTCTCGGGCTAAAGATCCGGAAGGCCTGGGGAGCGAAGGGCTTTATCCTGAGACCTGAAATTAGGGAACCTGAAGAACCGGCTACGGTACTCTCGGAGGTTTCTGCCCTGCCTGGCGCTGCCGAAGAGGCTTCTTTTTCAGGAGAATCCGGATATTCAGAAATTATCTCCCCCGTGGCGGCAAATGAAATCACATTTGCAGGCAAAGCTTCGGTTGAAAATATGTGCACGGAAACAGGGGAGAACACTTCTGTACTTTCGGGCGCAGCTGTTCCTCTTCGTCCAGAAATTTCATCTTTACCACATGTGGATCTTGATTCTCTCACACGCAGCAAACTCTATCTCCCTGACCTGCAGGTCCAGCTTGAGGTCCTTAAAATCAAAGATCTCACAAAAGAACTTATTTCCCAGCTAAGTGTGTTCGAGTGCAGACTTTCAACCTATCCAAAGAGTATAACCCATATCCGCAAGAAGCTCGAAATTATCCGTGAGGCAGTGAAGCTTGCAAATGATTCCGACTATATTCTGGAATTGATCAGGCGAGGGGAGAGCAAGAAACTTGAGTTCAAGTCCACGCTGCGAATGAACCTTATTACCGAAAAGTCTGACTGGAATATCGAACATGCAGTCCTGAAGACAATAGTCGCTTACCTGAACACCGACGGTGGAATCCTTCTTGTCGGAGTTTCCAATAACGGGGAGGTTTTGGGAATCAAAAACGACGGCTTTCCGAACGAAGACAAGTTCCTCCTGCATTTCAAACAGCTCATAAAACAGCATATAGGCCTTAACTACGCTCCCATGATAGAATACGCCCTTGTGCCTGTAAACGGCAAAAAAGTCCTGGAAATCGACTGCATAAAAAGTGATAAGGCTGTTTTCCTCAACCCGGATCGAAATGACGAAGAGTTCTATATCCGCATAGGTCCATCAAGCGAAAGGCTCACAGGCAGTAAACTGATCGAGTACGTGAATCGGCAGTATAACGGAAAACCGGATTAA